The genomic DNA AGCGCGGCCTACAGCGTCCCGCAGATCAGGTTCGGCCTGGATGGCAAGGCGATAACGGTGACGAACGAAACCACCCGTTTAGTCCCGATCGAGAAAATCACCTCCGGGAGATTGGAGAGATCTCTAACTTTTCGGCGAGGGCGCGCCACCATCGAGACGCACTACACTCTCGCTTTCTTGAAATTCGGCGTTCCGGGAATTGGAATTTTCGACGGCAAAAGCTTTCCGTTGGTGAGTTGGGGAGGAACGACCATCTCGGGGTTGACCACTCGACCGATCATGTTGACCGGGCCGTTCTCACAAACTTACGATTCCAGCCGACACAATTTCGAAGAGACGTTCCTGTTCGAGCCGCGCCTCGAGGCGGGCCTTGATCCGCGCACGCTCACCGAGCTCGAAGCGGCGAACATCAAGACCATCCGCGTTTCCCAGTTCACCGCCAACGCCGGCACCCAGCCCGACCTCCGTCTATGGGGCTTCGACGATCTGCTCCGGCCATTGAATTGATCCCGAACCAGGTCGCATAAAGGGGTCAGTCCCACATATTGACACCGTTGCCCTGTTTGAGCAGGCTTCGGCGCATGGCACGCAAGCTCCGCATTGAGTATCCGGGCGCGATTTACCACCTGATGAATCGTGGCGACCGGCGGGAAGAGATCTTC from Verrucomicrobiota bacterium includes the following:
- a CDS encoding addiction module toxin RelE, whose product is MPCLSRLRRMARKLRIEYPGAIYHLMNRGDRREEIF